The genome window ATACGGGTGATCGGCATAGATCCGGGGCTGCGCAATCTGGGCTGGGGGGTCATCGACGTCTCTGGCAGCCGAATCGCGCATGTCGCCAACGGTATCTGTCATTCCGAGGGCGACGACCTTGCGGCGCGGCTGCTTTCCTTGCACGGGCAGTTAACGCGGGTGCTGGCCACTTACCGCCCCGGTGCCGCAGCAGTTGAGCAGACGTTCGTAAACAAAGACGGCGCTGGAACACTGAAACTGGGGCAAGCGCGGGGCATTGCGATGTTGGTGCCTGCGCAGTTTGGCCTCGCGGTGGGTGAATATGCGCCCAACAAAGTCAAGAAAACGGTGGTCGGTGTTGGCCACGCGGATAAAGGACAGGTGGCGCATATGGTGCGGATGCAGATGCCAGGGGTCGAGATTGCAGGGCCGGATGCGGCGGACGCGCTGGCCATCGCCATTTGCCACGCGCATCATGGTGGGGCCAGTACATTGGCGCAGGCCGTGGCGAGGGCGCAGGCATGATTGGTAAGCTTTCGGGCCGTATCGATTACCGTGCTGCCGATCATATTTTGATCGACGTACGCGGCGTTGGATACCTCGTTTATGTCTCTGACCGCACCATGGCCGCACTGCCGGGCGTGGGTGAGGTTGTGGCGCTATATACCGATTTGGTGGTGCGCGAAGACTTGATGCAACTGTTTGGTTTTCAGACGCTGGTGGAAAAGGAATGGCACCGCTTGCTGACATCCGTTCAGGGGGTGGGGGCCAAGGCGTCTCTGGCGATCCTTGGCACGCTCGGGCCAGATGGCGTGAGCCGGGCGATTGCATTGGGTGACTGGAACGCGGTGAAGGCCGCTAAGGGCATCGGCCCCAAGATCGCGCAGCGTGTGGTGCTTGACCTCAAAGACAAAGCGCCCGGCGTCATGGCGATGACGGGCACCATTGCCGACGCCATGGGAGAGGCCGAAGCCGCCGCTGACGAGAGCGTCATCGAAGCTGCCACCCCGCGCCCCGCGCCAAAACCCGCCGCGCCGAATGCATCCGCCCAGTCCGAGGCGCTTTCGGCGCTTGGCAATCTTGGCTACGGTCCCGGTGACGCGGCGGGCGCTGTGGCGCAGGCGGCGGGCGAGATGCCAGCGGCGGACACACCGACCCTCATCCGCGCGGCGCTGAAACTGCTGGCACCAAAGGATTGAGACCCCCTCTGGCAGAACCCTACGCCCTACGCCATAACGAGGCTCTATGACCGACATTGACCCCACCGTCCGGCCCGAGCCGATGCCCGAAGATTTCGACCGTGCGCTGCGCCCGCAGATGTTGGCCGAATTTGTCGGCCAAGCCGAGGCGCGCGCGAACCTTGCCGTGTTCATCCAATCCGCCCGCCAGCGCGGCGAGGCGATGGATCACACGCTGTTTCACGGGCCTCCGGGCCTAGGTAAAACCACACTGGCGCAGATCATGGCGCGGGAATTGGGCGTGGGCTTTCGCATGACCTCTGGCCCGGTATTGGCCAAGGCGGGCGATCTGGCGGCGATCCTGACCAACCTTGAAGCGCGTGATGTGTTGTTCATTGACGAAATCCACCGTCTGAATCCGGCGGTGGAAGAGGTGCTGTATCCTGCGTTGGAGGATTTTGAGCTTGATCTGGTGATCGGTGAAGGCCCCGCCGCGCGAACCGTGCGGATCGAGTTGCAGCCCTTCACGCTCGTTGGGGCCACCACCCGCATGGGCCTGCTGACCACGCCTTTGCGCGACCGTTTCGGCATCCCGACCCGGCTGCAATTCTACACCGAAGACGAGCTTTACATCATCGTCGACCGCAATGCTCGCAAACTGGGCGCGCCCGCCGACGAAGGCGGTGCCCGCGAGATTGCGAAACGCGCCCGCGGCACGCCTCGTATTGCGGGCCGCCTGCTGCGCCGGGTGGTGGATTTCGCGGTGGTTGAGGGCGATGGCCGGGTGACCCGCGATTTGGCCGACATGGCTCTGACGCGGCTCGGGGTCGATCATCTGGGTCTTGATGGCGCTGACCGCCGTTACCTCAAGCTGATCGCAGAGAACTACCAAGGCGGCCCGGTGGGGATCGAAACCCTGTCGGCCGCGCTTTCGGAAAGCCGTGATGCGCTTGAGGAGGTGATCGAGCCCTTCTTGTTGCAGCAAGGGCTGATCCAGCGTACCCCGCGCGGCAGAATGTTGGCGGCCAAGGCTTGGACCCATCTCGGCATGGCTGCGCCCAAGGGGCAGAGCGACCTTTTCGGCTGACGCC of Sulfitobacter sp. DSM 110093 contains these proteins:
- the ruvC gene encoding crossover junction endodeoxyribonuclease RuvC, translating into MRVIGIDPGLRNLGWGVIDVSGSRIAHVANGICHSEGDDLAARLLSLHGQLTRVLATYRPGAAAVEQTFVNKDGAGTLKLGQARGIAMLVPAQFGLAVGEYAPNKVKKTVVGVGHADKGQVAHMVRMQMPGVEIAGPDAADALAIAICHAHHGGASTLAQAVARAQA
- the ruvA gene encoding Holliday junction branch migration protein RuvA — translated: MIGKLSGRIDYRAADHILIDVRGVGYLVYVSDRTMAALPGVGEVVALYTDLVVREDLMQLFGFQTLVEKEWHRLLTSVQGVGAKASLAILGTLGPDGVSRAIALGDWNAVKAAKGIGPKIAQRVVLDLKDKAPGVMAMTGTIADAMGEAEAAADESVIEAATPRPAPKPAAPNASAQSEALSALGNLGYGPGDAAGAVAQAAGEMPAADTPTLIRAALKLLAPKD
- the ruvB gene encoding Holliday junction branch migration DNA helicase RuvB; this translates as MTDIDPTVRPEPMPEDFDRALRPQMLAEFVGQAEARANLAVFIQSARQRGEAMDHTLFHGPPGLGKTTLAQIMARELGVGFRMTSGPVLAKAGDLAAILTNLEARDVLFIDEIHRLNPAVEEVLYPALEDFELDLVIGEGPAARTVRIELQPFTLVGATTRMGLLTTPLRDRFGIPTRLQFYTEDELYIIVDRNARKLGAPADEGGAREIAKRARGTPRIAGRLLRRVVDFAVVEGDGRVTRDLADMALTRLGVDHLGLDGADRRYLKLIAENYQGGPVGIETLSAALSESRDALEEVIEPFLLQQGLIQRTPRGRMLAAKAWTHLGMAAPKGQSDLFG